The Parashewanella spongiae genome has a window encoding:
- a CDS encoding IS110 family transposase translates to MSTVLQVKDNAKFVNLYIAFELSSKTWKLGFSNGEKKRVKTIDSRDWKALHHEIALAKEKLFCVENCKVISCYEAGRDGFWIHRALIKDGIENHVIDSASIEVSRKQKKVKTDRVDVIALLRLLMRYHSGEQEALNIINVPNVEAEDKRRINRERERLVKERGSHSARIKSLLCLHGISVENISKLKGKVNQLKTAVLNKPLPTDLVTEIERELDRHEIVDKQIKAIEKLQKQRVLDDCDDASQKINQLMQLKGVGWQSSWVLVTEFFHWREFKNAKQVGACAGMTPTPYDSGDSQREQGICKSGNRRIRKIMVELSWFWLRYQPKSELSLWFEQRFAHGSKRMRRIGIVAMARKLLIKLWKYLEHGEVPSGATMSL, encoded by the coding sequence ATGAGCACCGTCCTTCAAGTAAAAGATAACGCAAAATTTGTTAATTTGTACATTGCTTTTGAACTTAGCAGTAAAACTTGGAAGCTTGGCTTTTCAAATGGTGAAAAAAAGAGAGTCAAAACGATTGATTCCCGAGACTGGAAAGCCCTACATCATGAAATAGCCTTAGCAAAAGAAAAGCTATTCTGCGTTGAAAACTGCAAAGTCATTAGCTGTTACGAAGCAGGTAGAGACGGATTCTGGATACACAGAGCGTTAATTAAAGACGGCATCGAAAATCATGTGATTGACTCAGCCAGTATTGAAGTCAGCCGAAAACAGAAGAAAGTCAAAACCGATAGAGTTGATGTGATTGCTTTGCTCCGTTTACTGATGCGTTATCACTCTGGAGAGCAAGAAGCTTTAAATATCATCAATGTTCCAAATGTAGAAGCTGAAGATAAGCGACGAATTAACCGAGAGCGAGAACGATTAGTAAAAGAGCGTGGCAGTCACAGCGCACGAATTAAGTCACTTCTGTGTTTGCATGGTATCAGCGTGGAAAATATCTCTAAACTAAAGGGGAAAGTTAATCAACTTAAGACGGCGGTTCTCAATAAGCCTTTACCGACAGATTTAGTGACGGAAATAGAGCGAGAACTTGATAGGCATGAAATTGTCGACAAGCAAATTAAAGCAATTGAGAAATTACAAAAACAACGTGTTCTTGATGACTGTGATGACGCATCGCAAAAAATTAATCAGCTCATGCAGCTTAAAGGCGTAGGCTGGCAATCGAGCTGGGTATTAGTAACAGAGTTTTTCCATTGGCGAGAATTTAAAAACGCTAAACAAGTGGGAGCTTGTGCAGGAATGACACCAACGCCTTACGATAGTGGTGACAGTCAAAGAGAGCAAGGCATTTGCAAGTCAGGTAATCGACGAATACGAAAGATTATGGTTGAACTCAGTTGGTTTTGGTTACGGTATCAACCCAAATCAGAATTGAGTTTATGGTTCGAACAGCGTTTCGCTCATGGCAGTAAACGAATGAGACGCATCGGCATTGTTGCTATGGCACGTAAACTTCTTATCAAACTGTGGAAGTATTTAGAGCATGGAGAAGTGCCATCAGGTGCAACGATGTCACTTTAA
- a CDS encoding response regulator, producing the protein MMSDAITIAVADDHPLFRQALSLILKQKFSTIHLLEANNIKELQSILSENIPDLILLDLNIPGANGFEALVELGQAYAQIPVVLISGQEDASTVNKATELGASAFLAKSSQPSEMVDVISKVLSGDFVAEALADTSKQENKLLSLTPRQLKILGMFAKGLLNKQIAAELEVSEATVKAHATAIFLKLNVKTRTQAVIVYQDKIAS; encoded by the coding sequence ATAATGTCTGATGCGATTACAATTGCAGTTGCAGATGATCACCCTCTCTTTAGGCAAGCCCTTAGCCTCATCTTAAAGCAAAAATTCAGCACGATTCACCTGCTTGAAGCTAATAATATTAAAGAATTACAGTCAATACTCAGTGAAAACATCCCTGACTTAATCTTACTCGATCTCAATATCCCGGGAGCCAATGGTTTTGAAGCATTGGTTGAACTAGGGCAAGCTTATGCTCAAATTCCTGTTGTGTTGATATCAGGCCAAGAAGATGCTTCTACCGTTAATAAGGCTACTGAACTCGGTGCTTCAGCGTTTTTGGCTAAATCTTCGCAACCCTCAGAAATGGTTGATGTTATCTCGAAAGTGCTGAGCGGTGATTTTGTCGCAGAAGCATTAGCAGACACTTCTAAACAGGAGAATAAGTTACTTTCACTCACACCTCGTCAGTTAAAAATCTTAGGCATGTTTGCTAAGGGATTGTTGAATAAACAAATTGCTGCGGAATTAGAGGTAAGTGAAGCCACAGTTAAAGCACACGCCACAGCAATTTTTTTAAAGTTGAATGTGAAAACACGAACACAAGCTGTGATTGTTTATCAAGACAAAATCGCCTCTTAA
- a CDS encoding FtsX-like permease family protein, which produces MSEINLILNTHVAYFKRHPWLLLLFIVGLSLGSALLTAITGLNQEAKNRHHKSSALVDLAVSHIVKPPIGQKFIEGNLWLKLRKHGFTNAQPVLRGKLKLASGKTLYLQGIDSLIWMNKSAPTSTQQSLNQRNTNFAFDSILIDSNNGPKLQLESDSNKLQLLNSSITPSFNLVDDIGMWSITDIAYADMLLKAKGQLSFIEFVGLTPEQIPQIESILSYNARLVAAQDQDFDTLSEAFFFNLSALGLLGYIVAAFLSFNAIKLSIAGRKKLLTQFAILGCSPKAIRTAIVIEFTLMSFITALLGSIAGFVIANALVLDVNRTLMGLYKLEQALTIGWQWQTLALGFVINIATLAIMILTQKNTLQDKGSTVFYSALGSVITIFFYYYFNAKSEFDALSLCFCILLVFILITPKCLQSLLSFKNPFSSPLWQWLYADSKFQSKELRIAIVAILIALGSAIGMQIMVNSFSNTLNAHLEKQLSADVYIHLDKYDPVLRASLNEDSYINHVGIYMASKGYIDKIPSTLASFGQGHLAFSHISLTSGEKINASHFADNGCIANEQAAIIYNYQLGETVTFKQNQHTFECRISAFSYDYGNTSLGLITQEHTMKSSSLHWQVYGLSINLNEQITLSQLTERLINKYKIDNAYITENKRFKEIANGLFNDTFKVTKVLNGFILAIALVSLCISLLSLSAQHSKQLAVLNSLGVDSTQLHKLKLVQTTLLVGFTCVFAIPLGFALGFALLKFVMPIAFGWTIYFNLDLSALLITSLLLLFAAVLCAYLPVKKLTTDLHTKGS; this is translated from the coding sequence ATGAGTGAAATAAACCTTATTTTAAATACCCACGTAGCGTATTTTAAACGCCACCCTTGGTTGCTATTGTTGTTTATTGTTGGTTTGAGTTTAGGTAGTGCTCTGCTAACGGCCATCACAGGGCTAAACCAAGAAGCAAAAAATCGCCATCACAAGTCATCGGCGCTCGTTGATCTTGCAGTCAGTCATATTGTAAAACCACCGATTGGCCAAAAATTCATTGAAGGTAATTTGTGGTTAAAGCTACGCAAACATGGCTTTACCAACGCCCAACCAGTTCTCCGAGGAAAGTTAAAACTGGCTTCTGGTAAAACACTTTATTTACAAGGCATTGACAGCCTTATTTGGATGAACAAATCAGCGCCAACAAGTACGCAACAGTCTCTAAATCAAAGAAATACAAATTTTGCTTTCGATTCAATATTGATAGATAGCAATAATGGACCAAAATTACAACTAGAGTCAGATAGCAATAAACTTCAGCTTCTGAATAGCTCGATTACACCTAGCTTTAACTTGGTCGATGATATCGGCATGTGGTCGATTACTGATATTGCTTATGCTGATATGCTTCTCAAGGCTAAGGGACAACTCAGTTTTATCGAGTTTGTTGGTTTAACGCCTGAGCAAATTCCACAAATTGAATCAATTTTATCTTATAACGCTAGGCTTGTTGCCGCCCAAGATCAAGATTTTGATACGTTATCTGAAGCTTTTTTCTTTAATCTTAGCGCACTTGGTTTACTTGGTTATATCGTAGCGGCTTTTTTAAGTTTTAACGCGATCAAGCTCTCTATCGCTGGACGGAAAAAGCTGCTCACTCAGTTTGCAATTTTAGGGTGCTCGCCAAAGGCCATTCGCACAGCCATTGTGATTGAGTTTACTTTAATGAGTTTTATAACGGCTCTGTTAGGCAGTATAGCAGGGTTTGTTATTGCTAATGCATTGGTGCTTGATGTTAACCGCACACTAATGGGGCTTTATAAACTAGAACAAGCACTGACTATCGGCTGGCAATGGCAAACTTTAGCACTTGGTTTTGTGATTAATATCGCCACACTTGCAATAATGATACTGACACAAAAAAATACGCTACAAGATAAAGGCAGTACTGTATTTTATTCAGCTTTAGGGTCTGTAATTACAATATTTTTTTATTATTACTTTAATGCAAAATCAGAATTTGACGCCTTATCACTATGCTTTTGTATTCTATTAGTCTTTATACTTATTACCCCTAAATGCTTGCAAAGCTTACTCAGCTTCAAGAATCCATTTTCGTCCCCTTTATGGCAGTGGTTATATGCAGATAGTAAATTCCAATCGAAAGAATTACGTATTGCTATCGTAGCCATTTTGATTGCACTTGGAAGCGCAATTGGTATGCAGATCATGGTTAATAGCTTCAGTAATACACTCAATGCACACTTAGAGAAACAATTAAGTGCAGACGTGTATATTCACCTTGATAAATATGATCCAGTTCTTCGAGCAAGTTTAAACGAAGATTCTTATATTAATCATGTTGGTATCTATATGGCTAGTAAAGGCTATATAGATAAAATACCTTCGACACTTGCGAGTTTTGGTCAAGGACATTTGGCATTTTCCCACATCAGTCTGACTTCAGGTGAGAAAATTAATGCTTCGCATTTTGCGGATAATGGCTGTATTGCAAACGAACAAGCCGCAATTATATATAACTATCAGTTAGGTGAAACAGTAACATTTAAACAAAACCAGCATACTTTTGAGTGTCGCATTTCGGCTTTTTCCTATGATTATGGCAACACTTCTTTAGGCCTTATAACCCAAGAGCATACGATGAAATCAAGTTCATTACACTGGCAAGTATATGGCCTGTCTATCAACCTGAATGAACAAATTACCCTTTCCCAGCTCACTGAACGACTGATTAACAAATACAAAATTGATAACGCTTATATCACTGAGAACAAACGATTCAAAGAAATTGCCAATGGACTGTTTAACGATACTTTTAAAGTCACGAAAGTCTTAAATGGGTTTATTCTCGCAATTGCTTTAGTCAGCCTTTGTATCAGTCTATTAAGCCTGAGTGCCCAACACTCGAAGCAATTGGCAGTTTTAAATAGCCTAGGTGTTGACTCCACTCAGTTGCACAAACTGAAGCTCGTACAAACAACGTTGTTGGTTGGCTTTACCTGTGTTTTCGCGATCCCATTAGGTTTTGCCTTAGGGTTTGCGTTACTCAAATTTGTAATGCCTATTGCATTTGGCTGGACTATTTATTTCAATTTGGATTTATCAGCATTATTGATCACAAGTTTACTTTTGCTTTTTGCCGCAGTGCTTTGTGCTTATCTACCTGTTAAAAAACTCACAACCGATTTGCACACTAAAGGAAGTTAA
- a CDS encoding lipocalin-like domain-containing protein: protein MTKCALLLLSILLLLSCEPLPKTNNSQTLQIVSGVPVDRNRGVIFPQDHGPHLDQGIEWWYITANLTAETGERFGAQWTMFRTLVPLPFESTWWDNQLYFAHFALQHEQSHVAFERFARAGQASITISPFIAQLDDWSLESTQKDFLPLQMKASQDDYAIDVSLSHSPLILHGENGYSQKTDKGHASYYFSYPFLETNGTVLFNGKKYSVSGNAWYDREWSASLLDKSQLGWDWFNLVTEDKQGLMLFCIRDAEQNYDYCSGTRVTKNGHTTHIPREYIKLHAMEHVFIDGTKYPSQWKIELPDSEPILIKTITKDSINKLSIKYWEGRVISTGGFNGIGYAELAGY, encoded by the coding sequence ATGACTAAATGCGCTTTGCTACTACTTTCAATTTTACTTTTATTGAGTTGTGAACCACTACCAAAAACTAACAATTCCCAAACCTTACAAATAGTAAGTGGAGTGCCTGTAGACAGGAATCGAGGTGTGATTTTTCCTCAAGATCACGGTCCTCATTTGGATCAAGGTATTGAGTGGTGGTACATCACAGCAAACCTCACTGCTGAAACTGGCGAACGATTCGGTGCACAGTGGACAATGTTTAGAACACTAGTGCCTTTACCATTTGAATCAACTTGGTGGGACAATCAGCTTTATTTTGCCCATTTTGCTCTACAGCATGAACAATCACATGTTGCTTTTGAGCGATTTGCACGTGCAGGACAAGCCAGTATTACAATAAGCCCATTTATTGCCCAGCTGGATGACTGGTCTCTAGAAAGTACACAGAAAGACTTTTTACCACTTCAAATGAAAGCCAGTCAGGACGACTATGCAATTGATGTTTCACTGAGTCATAGTCCACTCATTTTGCACGGCGAAAACGGCTATAGCCAAAAAACAGATAAAGGACACGCTTCTTACTATTTCAGTTATCCATTTCTTGAAACAAACGGCACAGTCCTTTTTAATGGCAAAAAATATTCGGTATCTGGTAATGCTTGGTATGACAGGGAGTGGTCTGCAAGTTTATTGGATAAAAGCCAACTTGGGTGGGACTGGTTTAACTTAGTCACTGAAGATAAGCAAGGCCTAATGCTTTTTTGTATACGTGATGCAGAGCAAAATTATGACTATTGCAGCGGCACGCGAGTTACTAAAAATGGTCACACAACTCACATTCCACGTGAATATATCAAATTACATGCTATGGAACATGTTTTTATCGACGGCACAAAGTATCCAAGCCAATGGAAAATTGAGTTACCTGACTCTGAACCTATTTTGATTAAAACCATCACAAAAGACTCTATAAATAAGCTGTCGATAAAATATTGGGAAGGTCGAGTAATTTCAACAGGTGGATTTAATGGTATTGGTTATGCTGAACTTGCAGGGTATTAA
- a CDS encoding PAS domain-containing hybrid sensor histidine kinase/response regulator, whose translation MFANWQLIMVSVIYAILLSGLAIWGNKHRHKITHNQQKLIYAFSLGVYCTSWSFLGISGQAAHNAYSFLPVYIIPALFFIFGWGFIQRVIRVSLTLNSTSVADLLANRFGKSQKLAVLISFSILIGTLPYLALQIKAIVSSYELLRQDNVLPDVLLGLVVTAILASFTILFGVRNIDVTERHLGIMIAIAFESILKLLTFLTIGLFVSFYLFDSPLEIWRQATENQPQSTKMSGHQWFSWIGLSIIVFSAFLCLPRQFQTMIVEAKDANVTATSRWLFPIYILLFALFAIPLGQAGKLLYAESLNPDAYVLFLPAFNGHSLMSLVGFIGTISAASAMVVVSTIAISTMLSNEVVFPTILKRKQFKNSKFEDFKTNFLVVRKVLVLLILALSFLMYSVAPPEKLATLGEIAFGAIAQIGPAFFAAFLWRKANFVAVFSGMFIGIGLWLVLNLLPIFGFYSHPFIGFSVSHTTLATLISLLTNVLFVIALSYLSRQSIQEQVQLEHFFEKRGFGPLKSTGFSKVSIDDLLLIISKFVGEEKSKQANIDFKIITNEIENKAELYHKLINHTEMILASVMGSTSARLVLASVFEGRQIDLAEMAYFIQHAENRQQKFSQYILQSAIENANDGISVIDKDLKIVAWNKAYLDLFNYPDDLVYIGCPVAELIKHNLIYQGKVPLSEVEEQVEKRIGYILQGSVHNTERSLANGSTIRIKGNSIPGGGFVMSFTDVTLYRKAEQVLQEKNLDLESLVSERTEALEQANVALSKSNQDLGMANQKIHIAHKQKTNYLKACSHDLMQPVSAARLFISALMQDKSLNKNQLETVKHIESSINNANDLIKDLNEISQIESGTITPQIEEINVDQLFLELFNEFELSCLQQNIFFKFIPTKLHIESDKKLLKRILQNLLSNACRYAPNSRLLLGCRRKGDFIEINVIDTGPGIPLEKHDLVFEQFVQLENRSATGLGLGLNISKGFCQLLGHQLSLKSNAGKGCNFSVLVPLSFSYTSKTEPFSHTANLKGLTVHCIDNEPQVTSGMEKLLTVWGCKVITSNSVSQALHVTEKFKDDIDLLLVDYQLEDDISGLGVIQKIRQDVAHIPAILITATLEKSLEQTAKKMDIEFMAKADISLELQTKIGDIIMQFYQKNYYEKE comes from the coding sequence ATGTTTGCTAATTGGCAGCTGATCATGGTCAGTGTGATTTACGCCATTTTGTTGAGTGGTCTAGCGATCTGGGGAAACAAACATCGCCACAAAATTACCCATAACCAACAAAAACTTATTTATGCTTTCTCTCTCGGTGTATATTGCACTTCTTGGAGTTTTCTGGGTATTTCTGGGCAGGCCGCCCATAATGCGTATTCTTTTTTACCTGTCTATATCATTCCGGCACTGTTTTTTATATTTGGATGGGGATTCATCCAACGTGTCATTCGAGTCAGTCTAACGTTAAATTCCACTTCAGTTGCTGACTTACTTGCCAATCGATTCGGAAAATCACAAAAACTTGCGGTATTAATTTCTTTTTCAATTCTTATTGGTACTTTGCCCTACCTTGCTTTACAAATTAAAGCCATTGTCAGTTCATACGAATTATTAAGGCAAGACAATGTATTGCCTGATGTCCTACTAGGACTTGTTGTTACCGCTATTCTGGCTAGCTTCACCATATTATTTGGGGTGAGGAATATTGATGTAACAGAAAGGCATCTAGGGATCATGATTGCCATCGCTTTTGAGTCGATTCTAAAACTATTGACATTCTTAACGATTGGCTTATTCGTCAGTTTTTATCTGTTCGATTCTCCGTTAGAGATTTGGCGACAGGCAACCGAAAACCAACCTCAAAGTACCAAAATGTCCGGTCATCAGTGGTTTTCTTGGATTGGTTTGTCAATCATCGTTTTTTCGGCATTTTTATGCCTGCCACGACAATTTCAAACCATGATTGTTGAAGCTAAAGATGCCAATGTCACGGCAACATCTCGCTGGTTGTTTCCTATCTATATTCTTTTATTTGCATTATTTGCGATCCCCCTAGGACAAGCAGGAAAATTACTTTATGCCGAATCCTTAAACCCTGACGCTTACGTGTTATTTTTACCCGCTTTCAACGGCCATTCGTTGATGAGCTTAGTCGGATTCATAGGCACTATTTCGGCAGCGAGTGCCATGGTTGTTGTTTCTACGATTGCAATCAGTACCATGCTCAGCAATGAGGTTGTTTTTCCTACCATTCTTAAAAGAAAACAATTTAAGAACAGCAAGTTCGAAGACTTTAAAACTAACTTTCTAGTGGTTAGAAAAGTTCTTGTTTTATTGATATTAGCACTCAGCTTTTTAATGTATTCCGTTGCTCCACCAGAAAAGCTTGCCACGTTAGGCGAGATTGCTTTTGGTGCTATAGCCCAAATAGGCCCTGCATTCTTCGCCGCTTTTTTATGGCGTAAAGCTAATTTTGTTGCCGTATTTTCGGGAATGTTTATCGGCATTGGGCTTTGGTTAGTGCTGAACTTATTGCCAATATTTGGTTTTTATAGTCATCCATTTATCGGTTTTTCTGTCAGTCATACAACCTTAGCCACACTTATTTCTTTGCTGACAAATGTGCTATTTGTTATTGCACTTTCGTACCTCAGTAGGCAAAGCATTCAAGAGCAAGTTCAACTAGAGCATTTTTTCGAAAAACGTGGCTTTGGGCCATTAAAAAGCACAGGTTTTTCTAAAGTATCTATTGATGATTTATTGCTCATTATTTCTAAATTTGTAGGTGAAGAAAAATCAAAACAAGCCAACATTGACTTTAAAATTATTACCAATGAGATTGAAAATAAAGCAGAGCTTTACCATAAACTTATCAATCACACCGAAATGATATTGGCAAGTGTGATGGGTTCTACTTCGGCACGATTAGTCTTGGCCTCAGTGTTTGAGGGCAGACAAATTGATTTAGCTGAAATGGCCTACTTCATTCAACATGCCGAAAACAGACAACAAAAATTCAGCCAATACATACTGCAAAGTGCAATTGAGAATGCAAACGACGGAATTTCTGTAATTGATAAAGATCTAAAAATTGTGGCTTGGAATAAAGCTTATTTGGATTTATTTAACTACCCAGACGATCTTGTTTATATTGGCTGCCCCGTCGCTGAGCTAATTAAGCATAACCTTATTTATCAAGGAAAAGTGCCACTATCTGAAGTTGAGGAACAAGTTGAAAAACGGATTGGGTATATATTACAAGGTTCTGTTCATAACACTGAACGATCACTGGCAAATGGGAGCACCATTCGAATAAAAGGAAATTCGATACCTGGTGGCGGTTTTGTCATGTCATTTACTGATGTAACCCTATATCGTAAAGCTGAGCAAGTACTACAAGAGAAAAACTTAGATCTTGAATCGCTTGTTTCGGAGCGAACAGAAGCCCTTGAGCAGGCCAATGTGGCGTTATCAAAATCCAATCAAGACTTAGGAATGGCGAACCAAAAAATTCACATTGCCCACAAACAAAAAACAAATTACTTAAAAGCTTGCAGCCACGACCTTATGCAACCTGTTTCCGCCGCACGTTTGTTTATCTCTGCGTTAATGCAAGATAAGTCATTGAACAAAAATCAATTAGAAACAGTTAAGCACATCGAGTCATCGATCAATAATGCCAACGATTTAATTAAAGATCTCAATGAAATATCACAAATCGAGTCAGGTACCATTACACCACAGATTGAAGAAATTAATGTCGACCAATTATTTTTAGAACTGTTCAACGAGTTTGAGCTGTCGTGTTTACAGCAAAATATATTCTTCAAATTTATACCAACAAAATTACATATCGAGTCTGATAAAAAACTGCTTAAACGGATACTTCAGAACTTATTAAGTAATGCTTGCCGTTACGCACCAAACTCAAGACTCTTGCTTGGCTGCAGGCGCAAAGGCGACTTTATTGAAATAAATGTCATTGATACAGGGCCTGGTATTCCGCTAGAAAAACACGATCTCGTTTTTGAACAATTTGTCCAACTAGAAAATCGAAGCGCTACTGGCCTTGGTCTTGGTCTCAATATTTCGAAAGGCTTTTGTCAGTTACTCGGGCATCAACTTTCGCTAAAATCCAATGCAGGTAAAGGCTGTAACTTTAGCGTGTTAGTTCCTTTATCTTTTAGTTATACCAGCAAAACAGAACCATTTAGTCACACTGCGAACCTGAAAGGCCTAACGGTGCATTGTATTGATAACGAGCCACAAGTGACTTCTGGCATGGAAAAGTTACTGACTGTTTGGGGTTGCAAAGTAATAACTTCTAACTCAGTAAGTCAGGCCTTACACGTTACAGAAAAGTTTAAAGATGACATCGATTTATTACTTGTCGATTATCAGCTTGAAGATGACATCAGTGGGCTCGGAGTCATCCAAAAAATAAGGCAAGACGTCGCCCATATTCCAGCAATATTAATTACCGCAACCCTTGAAAAGTCACTAGAACAAACTGCAAAAAAAATGGATATTGAGTTTATGGCAAAAGCCGATATTTCATTAGAACTACAGACAAAAATTGGCGATATCATTATGCAATTTTATCAAAAAAATTATTATGAAAAAGAGTAA
- a CDS encoding ABC transporter ATP-binding protein: MISVTDLCFHRKDGEQIQTLFNNFSFKIATQEQVALLGDSGSGKTTLLHLLAGLLKPDSGQIAINNEIISSYNKQQLAHFRRKIGLIFQHYQLLDCLTVKQNILFQHRLNFPNSAPTELDALIEQLGLSEKLNKLPSQLSGGEQQRVGIARALINQPKLILADEPTGNLDQSRSHQVVKMLISLCKERKINLVMVTHSQQLTQYFDSVKVLANGCFNE, translated from the coding sequence GTGATAAGTGTGACTGATTTATGCTTTCATCGAAAAGATGGTGAACAAATTCAAACCCTGTTTAATAACTTTAGTTTTAAAATTGCAACGCAAGAACAAGTAGCCTTACTTGGAGACAGTGGCTCAGGCAAAACGACACTACTGCATTTGTTAGCAGGTTTACTTAAACCAGATAGCGGTCAAATTGCAATAAATAACGAAATTATTTCTTCATACAACAAACAACAACTTGCACACTTTCGCCGCAAAATAGGCCTTATATTTCAACATTACCAATTACTTGATTGTCTTACTGTGAAGCAAAATATATTATTTCAACATCGGCTTAATTTTCCAAATTCAGCCCCTACAGAGCTTGATGCTTTGATCGAGCAATTAGGGTTAAGCGAAAAACTGAATAAGTTGCCTAGCCAGCTTTCTGGTGGTGAGCAGCAGCGTGTCGGTATTGCACGAGCTTTGATTAATCAACCAAAGCTGATTTTAGCTGATGAGCCAACAGGAAATCTCGACCAATCGCGCTCCCACCAAGTCGTCAAAATGCTAATAAGCTTATGTAAAGAAAGAAAAATTAACTTAGTGATGGTGACACACTCGCAACAATTAACCCAATATTTTGATAGCGTTAAAGTACTCGCTAATGGCTGTTTTAATGAGTGA